The Setaria italica strain Yugu1 chromosome IX, Setaria_italica_v2.0, whole genome shotgun sequence genome has a window encoding:
- the LOC101771216 gene encoding serine/threonine-protein kinase D6PK: MQPSRSQHAKHHHPGTAPHTRFRSQVQVLEAPLDPGSDPEYQDFQFRFVPEVFELQMGGVGGGGCGGRNGDGKAAEKVLGFEFDKVRISIASSDDEADGDAPPRSSFSGASHPPEPVDDMDTVFVAVDGREKPVPKPVISWDASPPPSGAASPHSSIDSSGAAATVTSIAPSCTVTSRSAKTSVSSSAASDGSGWSNGTGSGAGGSAGKPHKGGDPRWKAISAARARDGPLAMGSFRLLRRLGCGDIGTVYLSELSGAGAVSGGAVRPCWFAMKVMDKASLESRRKLSRAQTEREILQLLDHPFLPTLYAHFETDRFACLVMEFCPGGDLHALRQRQPGKHFPEHAARFYAAEVLLALEYLHMLGVVYRDLKPENVLVREDGHIMLSDFDLSLRCAVSPTLVRSSLHPDPRNAQTCAQPACIQPTCFMPKLFSQRSKKNSSSNATKKSKGGEPRQHQQAPAGLPELVVEPTGARSMSFVGTHEYLAPEIIKGEGHGSAVDWWTFGIFLHELMYGKTPFKGQTNRATLFNVVGQQLRFPDCPGTSNASRDLIKGLLAKEPQSRLGVKRGAAEIKQHPFFEGVNWALIRCSTPPGVPRAVEPAAVAVPMPAKPTAAPVERVEINGSSKRMAGAGAESGGKFLDFEFF; this comes from the exons ATGCAGCCGTCACGCTCACAGCACGCCAAGCACCACCACCCAGGGACGGCGCCGCACACGCGCTTCCGCAGCCAGGTCCAGGTGCTGGAGGCGCCCCTGGATCCCGGATCCGATCCTGAGTACCAGGATTTCCAGTTCCGGTTCGTCCCGGAGGTGTTCGAGCTCCAGatgggcggcgtcggcggtggcggttGCGGGGGAAGGAATGGGGACGGCAAGGCGGCGGAGAAGGTCCTCGGGTTCGAGTTCGACAAGGTGAGGATCAGCATTGCGTCCAGCGACGACGAGGCGGACGGGGACGCGCCGCCCAGGAGCTCCTTCTCCGGGGCGAGCCACCCGCCGGAGCCGGTGGACGACATGGACACCGTCTttgtcgccgtcgacggccGCGAAAAGCCGGTCCCGAAGCCGGTCATCTCGTGGGACGCGTCCCCGCCGccgagcggcgcggcgagccCGCACAGCAGCATCGacagctccggcgccgcggccACGGTGACCAGCATCGCGCCGAGCTGCACCGTCACTAGCCGGAGCGCCAAGACCAGCGTCAGCAGCAGCGCGGCCAGCGACGGCAGCGGCTGGAGCAACGGcaccggctccggcgccggagGGAGCGCGGGGAAGCCGCACAAGGGCGGCGACCCCCGGTGGAAGGCAATCtctgcggcgcgcgcgcgggacGGGCCCCTCGCGATGGGCAGCTTCCGTCTGCTGCGGCGGCTCGGGTGCGGCGACATCGGGACGGTGTACCTATCCGAGctcagcggcgccggcgccgtcagcggcggcgcggtgagGCCCTGCTGGTTCGCGATGAAGGTGATGGACAAGGCGTCGTTGGAGAGCCGCCGGAAGCTGAGCCGCGCGCAGACGGAGCGGGAGATCCTGCAGCTGCTGGACCACCCGTTCCTGCCCACCCTGTACGCGCACTTCGAGACCGACAGGTTCGCCTGCCTCGTCATGGAGTTCTGCCCCGGCGGCGACCTCCACGCGCTCCGGCAGCGCCAGCCCGGCAAGCACTTCCCCGAGCACGCGGCGAG GTTCTACGCCGCAGAAGTGCTCCTTGCCCTGGAGTACCTGCACATGCTCGGGGTGGTCTACAGGGACCTGAAGCCGGAGAACGTCCTCGTCAGAGAAGACGGCCACATCATGCTCTCCGACTTCGACCTCTCCCTCCGCTGCGCGGTCTCGCCGACGCTGGTGCGATCCTCGCTGCACCCCGATCCCAGGAACGCGCAGACCTGCGCCCAGCCCGCCTGCATACAGCCCACATGCTTCATGCCCAAGCTCTTCAGCCAAAGGAGCAAGAAGAACAGCAGCAGTAATGCCACCAAGAAATCCAAGGGCGGCGAGCCCAGGCAGCACCAGCAGGCGCCCGCCGGCCTCCCCGAGCTCGTCGTCGAGCCGACTGGGGCCCGGTCGATGTCGTTCGTGGGGACGCACGAGTACCTTGCCCCGGAGATCATCAAGGGCGAGGGCCACGGCAGCGCGGTGGACTGGTGGACGTTCGGCATCTTCCTGCACGAGCTCATGTACGGCAAGACGCCGTTCAAGGGGCAGACGAACCGCGCCACGCTGTTCAACGTCGTCGGCCAGCAGCTCAGGTTCCCTGACTGCCCCGGGACAAGCAACGCCAGCAGGGACCTGATCAAAGGCCTGCTGGCCAAGGAGCCCCAGAGCCGGCTCGGCGTCAAGAGGGGCGCGGCGGAGATCAAGCAGCACCCGTTCTTCGAGGGCGTCAACTGGGCCCTCATCCGGTGCAGCACCCCGCCCGGCGTGCCCAGGGCCGTTGAGCCCGCCGCGGTGGCGGTGCCAATGCCGGCGAAGCCCACTGCCGCGCCGGTGGAGAGGGTGGAGATCAACGGCAGCAGCAAGAGGATGGCAGGAGCCGGCGCCGAGTCCGGAGGGAAGTTCCTAGACTTCGAGTTCTTTTAG
- the LOC101771615 gene encoding protein BRANCHLESS TRICHOME, with the protein MASVQVETNHGAGSPYYHPWKLYHNPDYSPHGIIQLSFSSRSPCQTKNLDSPMIVVPEDGGVEEEVEVDQGYGAMSSELELCVVRIRDLRAELEFERRMRRKAEALSEALAAELAEERRRGEAAEAECRALREEAGAARDEAERAIEGVEEERRMLRVAELWREERVQMKLADARAAMEEKLREIDDAVAELHATTAASDNNHKSSSCSCSSPNGKASPTTSRHGQQSPSRSQHGQESPCRSQQGQLHRREAAGGENPHIRRGIKGFVEFPKAVRVRPREERVDLVSNLECQRAQLRVLMRHRSPAAGMGLVAASENLVV; encoded by the coding sequence ATGGCGTCGGTGCAAGTGGAGACCAATCATGGCGCCGGCTCGCCCTACTATCATCCTTGGAAGCTTTATCACAACCCCGACTACTCCCCGCATGGCATCATCCAGCTTTCCTTCTCCTCGCGCTCTCCTTGCCAAACCAAGAATCTCGATTCGCCTATGATCGTCGTGCccgaggacggcggcgtcgaagaggaggtggaggtcgaCCAAGGGTACGGCGCCATGTCGTCGGAGCTGGAGCTCTGCGTGGTGCGCATCAGGGACCTGAGGGCAGAGCTGGAGTTCGAGCGGCGCATGCGGCGGAAGGCGGAGGCGCTGAgcgaggcgctggcggcggagctggccgaggagcggcggcggggcgaggccgCGGAGGCCGAGTGCCGGGCGCTGCGGGAGGAGGCTGGCGCCGCGCGCGACGAGGCCGAGCGCGCGATAGAGGGcgtcgaggaggagcggcggatgCTGCGCGTCGCGGAGCTCTGGCGCGAGGAGCGGGTCCAGATGAAGCTCGCCGACGCCAGGGCGGCCATGGAGGAGAAGCTGCGGGAGAtcgacgacgccgtcgccgagctGCACGCTACGACCGCCGCCAGCGATAACAACCACaagagcagcagctgcagctgcagcagcccgAACGGCAAGGCAAGCCCGACGACGAGTCGACATGGTCAGCAGAGCCCGAGCCGGAGTCAACACGGTCAAGAAAGCCCGTGCCGGAGTCAGCAAGGTCAACTTCACCGGcgggaggccgccggcggcgagaacCCGCACATCCGGAGGGGGATCAAGGGGTTCGTGGAGTTCCCCAAGGCGGTGCGCGTGCGGCCTCGCGAGGAGAGGGTGGACCTGGTGTCCAACCTCGAGTGCCAGCGGGCGCAGCTGCGCGTCCTCATGCGGCACCGGAGTCCCGCCGCCGGCATGGGGCTCGTCGCCGCATCAGAGAACCTGGTCGTCTAA